The proteins below come from a single Pyxicephalus adspersus unplaced genomic scaffold, UCB_Pads_2.0 Sca751, whole genome shotgun sequence genomic window:
- the LOC140321112 gene encoding 26S proteasome regulatory subunit 8-like, whose product FVLKYFYLCSLVRLLREELQLLQEQGSYVGEVVRAMDKKKVLVKVHPEGKFVVDIDKNIDINDVTPNCRVALRNDSYTLHKILPNKVDPLVSLMMVEKVPDSTYEMIGGLDKQIKEIKEVIELPVKHPELFEALGIAQPKGVLLYGPPGTGKTLLARAVAHHTDCTFIRVSGSELVQKFIGEGARMVRELFVMAREHAPSIIFMDEIDSIGSSRLEGGSGGDSEVQRTMLELLNQLDGFEATKNIKVESELQKISVIIVGFMYKN is encoded by the exons tttgttttaaaatatttttatttatgctctTTAGTGCGTCTTTTGCGTGAAGAACTGCAGCTGCTTCAGGAACAGGGTTCCTATGTTGGTGAGGTGGTCAGAGCAATGGACAAGAAAAAGGTGCTGGTGAAG GTCCATCCAGAAGGAAAGTTTGTGGTGGATATCGATAAGAATATTGATATCAATGAT GTAACACCAAATTGCAGAGTAGCTCTGAGAAATGACAGCTACACTCTTCATAAGATTCTGCCCAACAAGGTGGACCCGCTGGTGTCTCTGATGATGGTTGAGAAGGTTCCAGACTCCACCTATGAAATGATTGGAGGCTTGGACAAGCAAATCAAAGAAATCAAGGAAGTCATTGAGCTGCCTGTCAAACATCCAGAACTGTTTGAGGCTCTAGGGATTGCCCAGCCCAAG GGAGTGCTGCTCTATGGGCCTCCTGGTACAGGGAAGACTCTACTGGCCCGTGCAGTTGCTCATCACACAGACTGCACATTTATTCGTGTGTCAGGATCTGAACTTGTACAGAAGTTCATTGGAGAAG GAGCCCGCATGGTGCGTGAACTCTTCGTTATGGCTCGTGAACATGCTCCTTCCATTATCTTCATGGATGAGATTGATTCTATTGGATCTTCAAGGTTGGAAGGAGGGTCTGGTGGCGATAGTGAGGTGCAGCGTACAATGCTTGAGCTCCTGAACCAGCTGGATGGCTTTGAAGCAACTAAGAATATCAAGGTAGAGTCAGAGCTGCAGAAAATAAGCGTTATAATAGTGGGTTTCATGTATAAAAACTAA